In one window of Streptomyces griseus subsp. griseus DNA:
- a CDS encoding acyl-CoA dehydrogenase family protein yields MDLAQTERTETLRAEARGWLRAHVPARPLPSLETAEGFAAHREWEAELHAGGWSAVAWPEEYGGRGADLFGWLSFEEEYWAAGAPGRVSQNGISLLAPTLFDHGTAEQRARVLPPMAGGEVIWAQAWSEPEAGSDLAALRSRAVRTEGGWLLSGQKTWSSRAAFADRAFGIFRTDPGAVKPHQGLTYLMFGLREPGVTVRPIGRLDGKPAFAEVFLDEVFVPDADVIGEPGQGWRIAMSATGDERGLALRSPGRFLAAADRLTSLWREAGDPADTAVRDRVADAVIGARAYRLFTAASASRFAAGAALGAESSLNKVFWSQFDIALHETALDLLGPDAEAADGAWAEGYVFALAGPVYAGTNEIQRDIIAERLLGLPKGRR; encoded by the coding sequence ATGGATCTGGCGCAGACGGAACGGACCGAGACGCTGCGGGCCGAGGCGCGGGGATGGCTGCGCGCCCATGTGCCCGCCCGGCCGCTCCCCTCCCTGGAGACCGCCGAGGGGTTCGCCGCGCACCGGGAGTGGGAGGCCGAGCTGCACGCGGGCGGGTGGTCGGCGGTCGCCTGGCCCGAGGAGTACGGGGGCCGGGGCGCGGATCTCTTCGGGTGGCTGTCGTTCGAGGAGGAGTACTGGGCGGCGGGCGCCCCCGGCCGGGTCTCGCAGAACGGGATCAGCCTCCTCGCCCCGACCCTCTTCGACCACGGCACCGCCGAGCAGCGGGCCCGGGTGCTGCCCCCGATGGCGGGCGGCGAGGTGATCTGGGCGCAGGCCTGGTCGGAGCCGGAGGCCGGGTCGGACCTGGCGGCGCTGCGGTCGCGGGCGGTGCGGACGGAGGGCGGCTGGCTGCTGTCGGGGCAGAAGACGTGGTCGTCGCGGGCGGCGTTCGCGGACCGGGCGTTCGGGATCTTCCGTACGGACCCGGGGGCGGTGAAGCCGCACCAGGGGCTCACGTACCTGATGTTCGGGCTGCGGGAGCCCGGGGTCACGGTCCGGCCGATCGGGCGGCTGGACGGGAAGCCCGCGTTCGCCGAGGTCTTCCTGGACGAGGTCTTCGTACCGGACGCGGATGTCATCGGGGAGCCGGGGCAGGGCTGGCGCATCGCGATGTCGGCCACCGGCGACGAGCGCGGCCTCGCCCTCCGCTCCCCCGGCCGCTTCCTGGCCGCCGCCGACCGGCTGACGTCCCTGTGGCGGGAGGCGGGCGACCCTGCGGACACGGCGGTGCGCGACCGGGTGGCGGACGCGGTGATCGGGGCACGGGCGTACCGGCTGTTCACGGCCGCCTCGGCGTCCCGGTTCGCGGCGGGGGCGGCGCTCGGGGCGGAGTCCAGCCTGAACAAGGTGTTCTGGTCGCAGTTCGACATCGCGCTGCACGAGACGGCACTCGATCTGCTCGGCCCGGACGCGGAGGCGGCGGACGGGGCGTGGGCGGAGGGGTACGTGTTCGCGCTGGCGGGGCCGGTCTACGCGGGGACGAACGAGATCCAGCGCGACATCATCGCCGAGCGGCTCCTCGGTCTGCCGAAGGGACGGCGCTGA